One Desulfatiglans anilini DSM 4660 DNA segment encodes these proteins:
- the ybeY gene encoding rRNA maturation RNase YbeY: MGSEAKELSVLFVDDAEMAELNERYRSRSGPTNVLSFPMGGDPLEPETVMLGDVVISVDTARREARAAGENLEEAVDRLLVHGLLHLLGYDHERGEAEASAMEREERSVLARMREEA; this comes from the coding sequence TTGGGCTCTGAGGCGAAGGAACTGAGCGTGCTGTTCGTGGACGACGCCGAGATGGCGGAGTTGAACGAGCGCTATCGCAGCCGGAGCGGCCCGACGAATGTGCTCTCCTTCCCCATGGGAGGCGACCCTTTGGAGCCCGAGACCGTGATGCTCGGGGACGTGGTGATCTCGGTCGACACGGCGCGAAGGGAGGCCCGAGCGGCGGGTGAGAACCTGGAGGAGGCCGTGGACCGGCTGCTTGTCCACGGACTGCTTCACCTCCTGGGTTATGACCACGAACGGGGGGAGGCGGAGGCGTCGGCGATGGAGCGCGAAGAACGAAGCGTGCTTGCACGCATGCGAGAGGAAGCGTAA
- a CDS encoding pyridoxine 5'-phosphate synthase yields MARLAVNVDHVATVRQARGGREPDPVAAAVMAELAGAEGIICHLREDRRHLQDRDLRVLREVVQTRLNMEMAATDEMIRIAGEVKPDLVTLVPEKRQELTTEGGLDVYGSRERFKDVVQRMHGAGIQVSFFVDPDTRQIESAAECGGDIVEIHTGAYAEAATEAAARGQLATIATAVNVSSQLGLRVSAGHGLNYINVKRFHRIPLIEEYSIGHTIVARAVLVGFERAVREMLELVRNF; encoded by the coding sequence ATGGCGAGATTGGCAGTGAATGTGGATCATGTGGCGACGGTGCGGCAGGCGCGCGGAGGGCGGGAGCCGGATCCGGTCGCGGCCGCCGTGATGGCGGAGCTCGCGGGGGCGGAGGGGATCATCTGCCACCTGAGGGAAGACCGCCGGCACCTGCAGGACCGGGATCTGAGGGTCCTTCGCGAGGTGGTGCAGACCCGGCTCAACATGGAGATGGCGGCGACCGACGAGATGATCCGGATCGCGGGGGAAGTCAAGCCCGACCTCGTGACCCTGGTCCCGGAAAAGCGCCAGGAACTGACGACGGAGGGCGGACTCGACGTCTACGGGAGCAGGGAACGGTTCAAGGATGTGGTCCAACGGATGCACGGGGCGGGGATCCAGGTGAGCTTTTTCGTCGACCCCGATACGCGGCAGATCGAAAGCGCCGCCGAGTGCGGGGGGGACATTGTCGAAATCCACACCGGCGCCTACGCGGAGGCCGCTACGGAGGCTGCGGCGCGGGGGCAGCTGGCGACGATCGCCACAGCCGTCAACGTGAGTTCACAGCTCGGTCTGCGCGTGAGCGCGGGGCACGGTTTGAACTACATCAACGTCAAGCGCTTCCACCGCATCCCCTTGATCGAGGAGTACAGCATCGGGCACACGATCGTCGCGCGGGCGGTGCTGGTCGGTTTCGAGCGGGCCGTGCGCGAGATGCTCGAGCTCGTCCGGAATTTTTAG